In Arsenophonus sp. aPb, one DNA window encodes the following:
- the baeS gene encoding two-component system sensor histidine kinase BaeS, producing MKIHFSGVTSKLFFAIFALCLLIVFTMHWGIRLTFEQGFIGYIKQTNELRTSLIAQALTEQYQQTGNWSFLQHNGRAVTRIINTLEQENFLPTQSSAKSWRTQVWIVDHNMDRLSGHGKLPTVSEDIIQKPVKYHNQIVGWVMSNAADKISREADINFDRQQHITSSLVTMFSLLLALITTFLLARNFLKPIKHILEGTHQLTTGNFAVRVQISSRDELGQLAKDFNQLASTLEKNEHMRRDYMADISHELRTPLAILRGELEAIQDGVRPLSVTTLHSLLAETNILIKLVNDLHQLSLSDRGSLVYRKKNINIVQQIELAISSYRSRFADKQITLNITLPSKITLNADPDRLAQLWHNLLENSLRYTHSSGSLVIQGYVSQQRFYLIWQDSAPGLLDYQYPAIFERFYRVENSRNRSSGGSGLGLAICYNIIEAHGGKIIASASSLGGVKISIELPLDDNHKSQSV from the coding sequence ATGAAAATACACTTTAGCGGTGTTACCAGTAAGCTTTTTTTTGCTATCTTCGCCCTCTGTCTATTGATCGTTTTTACTATGCATTGGGGAATTAGATTAACTTTTGAGCAAGGTTTTATTGGCTACATAAAACAAACCAATGAATTACGTACCAGCCTAATTGCTCAAGCCCTGACGGAACAATATCAGCAAACCGGCAATTGGTCTTTTTTGCAACATAATGGCCGCGCAGTAACTCGGATCATCAATACCCTGGAACAAGAAAACTTTTTGCCGACGCAATCTTCAGCAAAAAGCTGGCGTACACAAGTTTGGATTGTTGATCATAATATGGACAGACTTTCAGGTCATGGAAAATTACCGACTGTCAGTGAAGATATTATTCAAAAACCAGTTAAGTATCATAACCAGATAGTCGGTTGGGTAATGAGTAATGCAGCTGATAAAATCAGTCGTGAAGCGGATATTAATTTTGATCGTCAACAACATATCACCAGTTCTTTGGTAACTATGTTCTCATTGCTGCTGGCGCTGATTACCACCTTTTTACTGGCGAGAAATTTTCTCAAACCAATCAAACATATTCTTGAGGGTACTCACCAACTTACTACCGGTAATTTTGCCGTTCGCGTACAGATCTCGAGCCGCGATGAACTAGGTCAATTGGCTAAAGATTTTAATCAATTAGCCTCAACATTAGAAAAAAATGAACATATGCGCCGTGATTATATGGCAGATATCTCTCATGAATTACGCACGCCATTAGCTATATTACGGGGTGAGCTCGAAGCCATTCAGGATGGTGTTCGGCCGCTTTCTGTAACAACATTACACTCTTTATTGGCTGAAACAAATATATTAATTAAACTTGTCAATGACTTACATCAGTTATCCCTATCTGATCGCGGTTCACTGGTTTATCGAAAAAAAAATATCAATATAGTCCAACAAATTGAGTTAGCTATTAGTAGCTACCGTAGCCGATTTGCAGATAAACAAATAACGTTAAATATTACACTGCCTAGTAAAATAACGTTAAATGCGGATCCTGATCGTTTAGCTCAACTATGGCATAATTTACTGGAAAATAGCTTACGTTATACTCACTCATCAGGCTCACTGGTTATTCAAGGTTATGTTTCACAACAGCGGTTTTATCTCATTTGGCAAGATAGCGCACCCGGCTTATTAGACTATCAATATCCCGCTATCTTTGAACGCTTTTACCGGGTTGAAAACTCTCGTAATCGCTCCAGTGGCGGTTCAGGACTTGGCTTAGCCATTTGCTACAATATTATTGAAGCCCATGGCGGCAAAATTATCGCTTCAGCCTCCTCTTTAGGTGGGGTAAAAATTAGCATAGAATTACCGTTAGATGATAACCATAAAAGCCAAAGTGTATGA
- the baeR gene encoding two-component system response regulator BaeR gives MSCDNHCYRILVVEDEPKLGQLLVDYLQAAGFQSDWLLEGNSVIKRVKNFSPDLILLDLMLPGTDGLSICRQLRQFSDIPIIIVTAKTEELDRLVGLEIGADDYICKPFSPREVIARIKTILRRCYRQTTTQNSDLKLIIDDSAYQIHYQHQTVELTPAEFRLLKFLSQHPGKVFSRDKLLNNLYDDYRIVTDRTIDSHIKNLRRKLQLLDKQRQFIRSVYGLGYRWEPV, from the coding sequence ATGAGTTGCGATAATCACTGTTACCGTATTTTAGTTGTTGAAGATGAACCAAAGTTAGGCCAACTGTTAGTTGATTATCTGCAAGCCGCAGGTTTTCAGAGCGATTGGTTACTCGAGGGTAATAGTGTCATTAAACGCGTGAAAAATTTTTCCCCGGATCTGATTTTACTTGATCTGATGTTGCCAGGAACGGATGGTTTATCCATTTGCCGTCAATTACGTCAATTTTCAGACATCCCTATTATCATTGTGACAGCAAAAACCGAAGAACTCGATCGCTTAGTTGGTTTAGAGATTGGTGCTGATGACTATATCTGTAAACCCTTTAGTCCACGTGAAGTGATCGCTAGAATTAAAACCATTTTACGTCGTTGCTATCGACAAACCACAACACAAAATAGCGATCTGAAGCTGATTATTGATGACAGCGCTTATCAGATCCATTATCAACATCAAACCGTTGAATTAACTCCGGCTGAATTTCGCTTATTAAAATTTTTATCCCAGCATCCCGGTAAAGTTTTTTCCCGTGATAAACTGCTGAATAACCTCTATGATGATTATCGTATTGTTACTGATCGCACGATTGATAGCCATATAAAAAATTTGCGCCGCAAGCTGCAACTATTAGATAAACAACGGCAATTTATTCGTTCAGTATACGGTTTAGGTTATCGTTGGGAACCAGTTTGA
- the yegQ gene encoding tRNA 5-hydroxyuridine modification protein YegQ — protein sequence MFTPELLSPAGSLKNMRYAFAYGADAVYAGQPRYSLRVRNNEFNHENLAKGIKEAHEMGKRFYVVVNIAPHNAKLKTFIRDLTPVIEMQPDALIMSDPGLIMLVRETFPAMEIHLSVQANAVNWATVKFWQQMGLSRIILSRELSIEEIAEIRQQVPDIELEIFVHGALCMAYSGRCLLSGYINKRDPNQGTCTNACRWQYKVQEGKEDAIGNIVHQHPPIKIKNIQPTLGSGQPTDKVFLIEETKRPGEYMTAFEDEHGTYIMNSKDLRAIEHVERLTQIGVHSLKIEGRTKSFYYCARTAQVYRRAIDDAVAGKPFDPTLLTTLEGLAHRGYTEGFLRRHTHDAYQTYEYGYSVSDSQQFVGEFTGQRKDGLAEVDVKNKFSLGDSLELMTPAGNIQFTLTDLFDKKNLPIQVAPGNGYKVYLPIPADVDLHFALLIRNLAGTTTRNPHGKQQLQTVK from the coding sequence ATGTTTACGCCAGAATTACTTTCTCCCGCAGGTTCACTAAAGAACATGCGTTATGCTTTTGCCTATGGTGCTGACGCTGTTTATGCTGGACAGCCTCGCTATAGCCTCCGTGTTCGTAACAACGAATTCAATCATGAGAATTTAGCTAAAGGTATTAAAGAAGCCCATGAAATGGGAAAACGTTTTTATGTGGTGGTTAATATTGCGCCGCATAATGCTAAATTAAAAACCTTTATACGTGATCTTACTCCGGTTATTGAAATGCAACCGGATGCTTTGATTATGTCCGATCCTGGTCTAATCATGCTAGTGAGAGAAACATTTCCAGCCATGGAGATCCATCTTTCGGTTCAGGCAAACGCCGTTAACTGGGCAACAGTAAAATTTTGGCAACAAATGGGATTAAGTCGCATTATTTTGTCTCGTGAACTCTCTATTGAAGAAATTGCGGAAATTCGCCAACAAGTGCCTGATATTGAATTAGAGATTTTTGTTCACGGCGCACTTTGTATGGCCTATTCTGGCCGTTGTTTACTATCGGGTTATATCAATAAACGCGATCCCAATCAAGGAACCTGCACCAATGCTTGTCGTTGGCAATATAAAGTACAGGAAGGAAAAGAAGACGCAATCGGTAATATTGTTCATCAACACCCACCGATAAAGATAAAAAATATTCAGCCAACTTTAGGTAGTGGGCAACCTACTGACAAAGTTTTTTTGATTGAAGAAACGAAACGTCCCGGTGAATATATGACCGCTTTTGAAGATGAGCACGGCACCTATATTATGAATTCGAAAGATCTACGGGCAATCGAACATGTAGAACGTTTAACTCAGATTGGTGTTCACTCATTAAAAATTGAAGGACGCACCAAATCCTTCTACTATTGTGCTCGAACTGCTCAAGTTTATCGCCGAGCTATTGATGATGCCGTTGCAGGTAAACCTTTCGATCCTACATTATTAACCACATTAGAAGGCTTAGCTCACCGAGGTTATACCGAAGGTTTTTTACGTCGACATACTCATGATGCATACCAAACCTATGAATACGGTTATTCTGTTTCTGATAGCCAACAATTTGTTGGTGAATTCACCGGCCAACGCAAAGATGGGCTGGCAGAAGTAGACGTAAAAAATAAATTTAGCCTGGGTGATAGCTTAGAGTTAATGACACCGGCAGGTAATATCCAATTTACCTTAACTGACTTATTTGATAAAAAAAATCTACCTATTCAAGTGGCACCAGGCAATGGCTATAAAGTTTACCTCCCCATTCCTGCGGACGTTGATCTGCATTTTGCGCTATTAATTCGCAATTTGGCTGGAACAACAACCAGAAACCCCCATGGCAAGCAACAACTGCAAACGGTAAAATAG
- the fbaB gene encoding class I fructose-bisphosphate aldolase codes for MTDIETLLGSEADSLLQHRCQTIAQEKLYLPCNDFIDRVMIDNNRPNSVLRSMQTLFDHGRLAGSGYLSILPVDQGVEHSAAASFAANPLYFDPKNIVELAIEAGCNCVASTYGVLAAVSRRYAHKIPFLVKLNHNETLSYPTQYDQTLYASVEQAFAMGAVAVGATIYYGSLESRRQIEEISAAFERAHELGMVTVLWAYLRNSAFQKGKNDYHTSADLTGQANHLAATIGADIIKQKMAENNGGFKAVGFGYTDERVYSDLTTDHPIDLVRYQLANCYMGRAGLINSGGAAGANDLKESVRTAVINKRAGGMGLILGRKAFKKSMKEGIALINAVQDVYLNKKITIA; via the coding sequence ATGACCGATATCGAGACACTGCTAGGCTCTGAAGCTGACAGTCTATTACAACATCGCTGCCAAACCATCGCCCAAGAAAAATTATACCTACCCTGCAACGATTTTATTGATCGCGTTATGATAGATAATAACCGCCCAAACTCAGTTTTACGCTCAATGCAAACCCTTTTTGATCACGGCAGACTCGCCGGTAGTGGCTATCTTTCAATACTGCCAGTAGATCAAGGCGTCGAACATTCAGCGGCGGCCTCTTTCGCAGCTAATCCACTCTATTTCGATCCTAAAAATATTGTTGAACTGGCTATAGAAGCTGGATGTAATTGCGTCGCCTCTACCTATGGTGTTTTAGCCGCAGTTTCACGTCGTTATGCGCATAAAATTCCTTTTTTAGTAAAACTGAATCACAATGAAACACTCAGTTATCCAACTCAATATGATCAAACGCTTTATGCCAGTGTTGAGCAAGCTTTTGCCATGGGTGCGGTTGCGGTTGGTGCGACCATTTACTATGGTTCATTGGAGTCTCGACGCCAGATTGAAGAAATTTCCGCTGCCTTTGAACGCGCCCACGAACTGGGGATGGTGACGGTTCTATGGGCATATTTACGCAATTCAGCCTTTCAAAAAGGAAAAAATGATTATCATACTAGTGCCGATCTTACTGGCCAAGCAAACCATTTAGCAGCAACCATTGGCGCTGACATTATTAAACAAAAAATGGCAGAAAATAACGGTGGCTTCAAAGCTGTTGGCTTTGGTTACACCGATGAGCGAGTATATAGCGATTTGACAACCGATCATCCGATTGATTTGGTGAGATATCAATTAGCAAATTGCTATATGGGTCGCGCTGGGTTAATTAATTCCGGCGGTGCTGCTGGTGCAAATGACCTAAAAGAGTCGGTTCGTACCGCCGTGATCAATAAACGTGCCGGTGGTATGGGATTAATTCTTGGCAGAAAAGCATTTAAAAAATCGATGAAAGAAGGTATTGCCCTTATTAATGCAGTGCAAGATGTTTATTTAAATAAAAAAATAACCATCGCTTAG
- a CDS encoding replication endonuclease, with amino-acid sequence MRHRTIDFSVSPVTYPADMQFQYWWNKPRHQAVCYPRPLTREQIVQGQRILKDIASLPPMLRYRYQKRYDTLIKDKGLHTAHHFLYFTFQQKIWPRLVAVNQRYEMQLEQWPLTFIKTVDIGNFNLLPTMNDKKLKQLATSIAAGFFNFYESQCDNLIASHGGERAVIFDEANQTTIYGRLAELSLALHVNPENYPFYQAIMRNRQQYNSQQNMPLRKVYAAIARLISRDYWLHKLKSHRTKWLESLMIAAMQVCQNNQPYASQQAIRAVKSQRLANLRYLQAMQIEDIDSGERFDLIDKVMASISNPEIRRMELMAQMAGIEKVAMERKDIGMFVTLTCPSKYHPTKLRQRGKNKIAVINHKWKNEAFTPKDGQRYLVKVWSRIRAAFADNEVNVYGVRVVEPHHDATPHWHLLLFTDKTSRAKAIEIMRQKALADEPDEKGAQQHRFTCKHMNKGGAVGYIAKYIAKNIDGYALEGDVDFETGKPLTEMAAAVTTWASTWRIPQFHFYNLPSKGVYRECRRLRSVSVVDKLGEIAEQVRKAADEGDFAAYIQAQGGPCTPRNQQTLRVAYQSNDQLNAYDEEVQKVVGIYAQLNPTAEMIKTRCRKYRLVKKVPASEDEEPLKSAIGAPRSSGNNCRNGGLVTLSDMSYFEPKRASRLTNHLHEYGFAFTKTDAESARENVLPPDKTRVTISRLKLTEKEAALRPKIKHFIQQAGLSLSEDPLIDMFIKGMSLSDEGHLFTFDGDQIRFSESDALKNKRKQVVKAKKTTQKQQYQKRCTEIVTNIMKKREKTDE; translated from the coding sequence ATGAGACATCGAACAATCGATTTTAGTGTCTCACCCGTCACTTATCCCGCCGATATGCAATTCCAATATTGGTGGAATAAGCCACGCCATCAAGCAGTCTGTTATCCAAGACCGCTTACCCGTGAGCAGATCGTTCAGGGGCAAAGGATTTTAAAAGATATCGCCTCTTTACCTCCTATGTTGCGTTATCGTTATCAAAAACGTTACGACACGTTAATTAAAGATAAAGGCTTACATACCGCTCATCACTTCCTCTATTTCACCTTTCAGCAAAAAATCTGGCCACGGTTAGTGGCGGTTAATCAACGTTATGAAATGCAATTAGAACAATGGCCGCTTACCTTTATCAAAACCGTTGATATCGGTAATTTCAATCTGTTACCGACTATGAATGATAAGAAGCTTAAACAATTAGCCACCTCAATTGCGGCCGGCTTTTTTAACTTCTATGAAAGCCAGTGCGATAACCTCATTGCTAGTCATGGCGGTGAGCGGGCAGTGATTTTCGATGAGGCTAACCAAACCACTATTTATGGCCGACTAGCCGAGTTGTCGCTCGCCTTACATGTCAATCCAGAAAACTATCCATTTTATCAAGCAATTATGCGCAATCGGCAACAGTACAATAGCCAGCAAAATATGCCGCTGCGTAAAGTCTATGCTGCGATTGCCCGTTTGATTAGTCGCGACTATTGGCTGCATAAACTTAAATCTCACCGTACCAAATGGCTGGAATCGCTCATGATTGCCGCCATGCAGGTTTGTCAAAATAACCAACCTTACGCCAGTCAACAGGCGATCCGCGCGGTAAAGTCACAACGACTAGCGAATTTACGCTATTTACAAGCAATGCAAATCGAAGATATCGACAGCGGTGAACGCTTCGATTTAATCGACAAAGTAATGGCCAGTATTTCAAACCCGGAAATCCGCCGGATGGAGCTCATGGCACAAATGGCCGGTATTGAAAAAGTCGCGATGGAGCGCAAGGATATTGGCATGTTTGTCACCCTTACCTGTCCGTCCAAGTACCACCCCACCAAATTACGCCAGCGCGGTAAAAACAAAATTGCCGTGATTAACCATAAATGGAAAAATGAAGCTTTTACGCCGAAAGATGGCCAGCGCTATTTAGTTAAAGTTTGGTCGCGTATTCGTGCTGCCTTCGCTGACAACGAAGTCAATGTTTATGGTGTCCGGGTGGTAGAGCCTCATCATGACGCCACCCCACACTGGCATTTGCTACTTTTTACCGATAAGACTAGTCGCGCCAAAGCGATTGAGATTATGCGCCAAAAAGCACTGGCGGATGAGCCTGACGAAAAAGGTGCGCAGCAACATCGCTTTACATGTAAGCATATGAATAAAGGCGGTGCGGTCGGTTATATTGCTAAATACATCGCTAAAAATATCGACGGTTATGCACTAGAAGGTGATGTTGACTTTGAAACCGGCAAGCCACTGACTGAGATGGCCGCCGCCGTCACTACCTGGGCGTCAACTTGGCGTATTCCACAATTTCATTTTTATAATCTCCCGTCAAAAGGGGTTTACCGCGAATGTCGCCGCTTAAGAAGCGTATCCGTTGTCGACAAATTAGGCGAAATCGCCGAACAGGTTAGAAAAGCAGCCGATGAAGGTGATTTTGCTGCTTATATTCAAGCCCAAGGCGGCCCCTGCACTCCACGCAATCAACAAACCCTGCGCGTTGCCTACCAATCCAACGACCAGCTCAACGCTTATGATGAAGAAGTGCAAAAAGTGGTTGGCATTTATGCCCAACTTAACCCCACCGCCGAGATGATTAAAACCCGTTGCCGCAAATACCGATTAGTAAAGAAAGTCCCTGCTAGCGAGGACGAGGAGCCTTTAAAAAGCGCCATCGGCGCGCCTCGGAGTTCTGGCAATAACTGTAGAAATGGGGGTTTAGTCACCTTATCAGATATGAGCTATTTCGAGCCTAAACGTGCTTCTCGCCTCACAAATCATCTACATGAATATGGTTTTGCCTTTACCAAAACGGACGCTGAGAGCGCCAGAGAGAATGTTCTACCGCCCGATAAAACCCGGGTAACGATTTCCCGCCTAAAACTGACCGAAAAAGAGGCGGCGTTAAGACCCAAAATTAAGCATTTTATCCAGCAAGCGGGGCTGAGTTTATCCGAAGACCCACTTATCGATATGTTTATTAAAGGGATGTCACTTTCTGATGAGGGCCATCTCTTCACTTTTGACGGTGACCAGATACGATTTAGTGAATCGGATGCCCTGAAAAATAAAAGAAAACAAGTCGTTAAAGCCAAAAAAACCACGCAAAAACAGCAATATCAAAAACGGTGTACAGAGATAGTGACTAACATAATGAAAAAACGGGAGAAAACAGATGAATAA
- a CDS encoding 3'-5' exonuclease, with amino-acid sequence MNKFSHLMIDLETMGTRPTAAIVSIGAVFFDPESGLLGDEFYERIELNSVIQHEETTVEADTIKWWLTQSSEARREIVKDGLISIQQALDRFSGFITLSSVPDTLKVWGNGATFDNIILRSTYERFGFSVPWRWFNDRDVRTAVEFGRCLNFDSKRHMPFEGIQHNALADAKHQAKYLSAIWKKVINNEI; translated from the coding sequence ATGAATAAATTTTCACATTTAATGATTGATCTTGAAACGATGGGTACCCGGCCAACCGCCGCCATTGTTTCCATTGGGGCCGTATTTTTTGACCCGGAAAGCGGGTTATTGGGTGATGAATTCTACGAACGCATTGAGTTGAATTCAGTCATTCAACACGAAGAAACCACCGTAGAAGCCGACACGATAAAATGGTGGTTAACCCAATCCAGTGAAGCCAGGCGAGAAATCGTCAAAGACGGCCTGATCAGTATTCAGCAGGCACTCGATCGATTTTCCGGTTTTATTACCCTATCCAGTGTACCCGATACGCTAAAAGTTTGGGGTAATGGGGCAACCTTCGACAATATTATTTTGCGTTCAACCTATGAACGTTTTGGCTTCTCTGTGCCGTGGCGGTGGTTCAACGACAGAGATGTCAGAACCGCAGTAGAGTTTGGTCGCTGTCTCAATTTCGACTCCAAACGCCATATGCCTTTTGAGGGCATTCAACATAACGCATTAGCGGATGCAAAACATCAGGCTAAATACCTTTCTGCAATCTGGAAAAAGGTGATCAACAATGAAATTTGA
- a CDS encoding Rpn family recombination-promoting nuclease/putative transposase — translation MSKKFTQTPHDAVFKQFLSEKETAKDFFNIWLPGDIKARCDLDTLHPESGSFIDENMKNYQSDILYSVKTKKGAGYLYCVIEHQSTPDKLIAWRLMRYSMAAMQKHLENGHKKLPIVFPILFYAGEKSPHPHSTYWLDCFSDRKLAEKIYTQPFRLVDVTTLDDGQIMQHRRMALLTLIQKHIRRRDMSELLHEIAKLLSYDYYTEKQVVTVINYLIQEGNAKDPIAFITDIAKKSNKYEGALMTIAQQIEEIGMQKGMQKGMQKGKLEGLREGERLAAFKIARQLLENGVDRETVKLSTGLSDSDMAQLYQD, via the coding sequence ATGAGTAAAAAATTCACCCAAACTCCCCACGATGCTGTTTTCAAACAGTTCTTAAGCGAAAAAGAAACGGCTAAAGATTTTTTTAATATTTGGTTGCCTGGTGATATTAAAGCACGGTGTGATTTAGACACGCTCCACCCGGAATCGGGCTCTTTTATTGACGAAAATATGAAGAATTATCAAAGTGATATCCTTTATTCGGTCAAAACCAAAAAAGGCGCGGGTTATCTTTATTGTGTTATCGAGCACCAGTCAACCCCTGACAAACTCATCGCTTGGCGTCTGATGAGATACAGTATGGCCGCAATGCAAAAACATCTGGAAAATGGTCACAAAAAATTGCCAATAGTATTCCCGATCCTTTTTTATGCGGGCGAGAAAAGTCCTCACCCGCATAGTACCTATTGGCTGGACTGTTTTAGCGATAGGAAACTTGCTGAAAAAATTTATACTCAACCGTTCAGATTAGTTGATGTGACAACGCTCGACGATGGACAAATTATGCAACACCGCCGTATGGCTTTACTTACGTTAATTCAGAAACACATTCGACGGCGGGATATGTCAGAATTATTGCACGAAATTGCTAAATTGTTGTCGTATGATTATTATACAGAAAAACAGGTGGTAACGGTGATAAATTACCTGATTCAAGAAGGTAACGCCAAAGATCCGATAGCGTTTATCACGGATATTGCCAAAAAATCAAATAAATATGAGGGGGCACTGATGACGATTGCTCAACAAATTGAAGAAATTGGCATGCAAAAAGGTATGCAAAAAGGTATGCAAAAAGGAAAACTTGAAGGTCTGCGGGAAGGCGAAAGACTGGCGGCCTTTAAGATAGCCCGCCAGTTGCTTGAAAATGGTGTTGATAGAGAAACCGTAAAACTGTCTACCGGTCTTTCTGATAGTGATATGGCGCAGTTATATCAGGATTGA